The following proteins come from a genomic window of Vanessa tameamea isolate UH-Manoa-2023 chromosome 6, ilVanTame1 primary haplotype, whole genome shotgun sequence:
- the LOC113403211 gene encoding solute carrier family 35 member E1 homolog: MGSRREALTIGALCVTWYALSSASNVVGKLVLTELPFPMSVTMVQLLSTVLYSAPAFALCNVRRAPSFPKQYYLRVLVPLAFAKFFTTMFSQISIWKVPISYAHTVKATTPLWTAGLAWVLFGERQSAGVQGALVLIAAGVAVASATELHFDALGLGAALAAAALLSLQHLYSKRVMRDTGVHHLRLLQTLSAMALVLLVPAWLGLEALALADAVPTRGWAHAGSLLALDGALAWLQAVAAFSVLWRVTPLAYAVASAAKRAAVVAASLLLLRNPAPPLNLAGMALALLGVLAYNRAKLRSPRPLLPV, from the exons ATGGGTTCTAGACGCGAAGCACTGACAATTGGCGCACTATGCGTGACGTGGTACGCGTTAAGCTCTGCAAGCAACGTTGTGGGAAAGCTGGTTTTAACAGAGCTGCCGTTTCCTATGTCGGTTACGATGGTGCAACTTCTGTCCACAGTGCTTTACAGTGCACCGGCTTTCGCTTTGTGTAATGTCCGCCGAGCACCCTCGTTTCCAAAGCAATATTATTTGCGTGTACTTGTACCATTAGCATTCGCTAAATTTTTTACAACTATGTTCTCACAAATCTCCATATGGAAGGTGCCAATATCGTATGCACATACAG TCAAGGCCACCACACCTCTGTGGACGGCCGGTCTGGCGTGGGTGCTGTTCGGCGAGCGGCAGTCGGCCGGCGTGCAAGGCGCGCTAGTCCTGATCGCAGCCGGCGTGGCGGTCGCGTCCGCCACGGAGCTGCACTTCGACGCGCTCGGCCTCGGCGCCGCCCtcgccgccgccgcgctgctCAGCCTGCAGCACCTGTACTCCAAGCGCGTCATGCGCGACACGGGAGTTCACCACCTGCGTCTGCTACAGACGCTGAGCGCCATGGCATTGGTGTTGCTGGTGCCGGCGTGGCTGGGTCTGGAGGCGCTGGCGCTGGCCGACGCGGTGCCCACGCGCGGCTGGGCGCATGCGGGTTCGCTGCTGGCGCTGGACGGCGCGCTGGCGTGGCTGCAGGCCGTGGCCGCATTCAGCGTGCTGTGGCGCGTGACGCCGCTGGCGTACGCGGTGGCGTCGGCCGCCAAACGCGCGGCGGTGGTGGCGGCGTCGCTGCTGCTGCTGCGCAACCCCGCCCCGCCGCTCAACCTGGCGGGCATGGCGCTGGCGCTGCTGGGCGTGCTGGCCTACAACCGCGCCAAGCTGCGCTCGCCGCGCCCGCTGCTGCCCGTGTGA
- the App gene encoding palmitoyltransferase app: MASRRVTRKWEVFAGRNRFWCDGRLMTAPHPGVFALTLALICGTCALHFAFDCPFLAARVSAAVPAAGAALCASTLAALLRTALSDPGIIPRAAPAEAAALGALEAADAGAAGRPPPRAREVLVRGRPVKLKYCFTCKMFRPPRASHCSLCDNCVDRFDHHCPWVGNCVGKRNYRYFYAFVVSLSFLAVFVFACAVAHLALLARGAGLAGALRASPASAVVAAVCFLSVWSVLGLAGFHTYLASTDQTTNEDIKGSFSTRRGVSNPNPYSRGHACANCWHVLCGPLAPSLIDRRGVVSADARDELPPRFAQVLCVPPGAPAAAAGAPASPAGPPAARCEAAASALGGSYSNLFEGGEAARHAYMNHSLDLDPVPLQEVCISVGAGGGGAGGGGGAVAGGGALSASRLRLLHDTTMIDAALDLDEPDPPSGPAHHAHNAHNAHHAHNAHQAHHALHHAHIAGHPPALALAL; this comes from the exons ATGGCGTCGCGGCGCGTGACGCGCAAGTGGGAGGTGTTCGCGGGGCGCAACCGCTTCTGGTGCGACGGCCGGCTCATGACGGCGCCGCACCCCGGCGTGTTCGCGCTCACGCTGGCGCTCATCTGCGGCACGTGCGCGCTGCACTTCGCCTTCGACTGCCCGTTCCTGGCGGCGCGCGTGTCGGCCGCGGTGCctgcggcgggcgcggcgctgtGCGCGAGCACGCTGGCGGCGCTGCTGCGCACGGCGCTGTCGGACCCCGGCATCATCCCGCGCGCGGCGCCGGCCGAGGCGGCGGCGCTGGGCGCGCTGGAGGCGGCGGACGCGGGCGCCGCGGGCcggccgccgccgcgcgcgcgcgaGGTGCTGGTGCGCGGCCGCCCCGTCAAGCTCAAGTACTGCTTCACGTGCAAGATGTTCCGGCCGCCGCGCGCCTCCCACTGCTCGCTCTGCGACAACTGCGTCGACCGCTTCGACCACCACTGCCCGTGGGTGGGCAACTGCGTGGGCAAGCGCAACTACCGCTACTTCTACGCGTTCGTGGTGTCGCTGTCGTTCCTGGCGGTGTTCGTGTTCGCGTGCGCGGTGGCGCACCTGGCGCTGCTGGCGCGCGGCGCGGGGCTGGCGGGCGCGCTGCGGGCGAGCCCCGCGTCGGCCGTGGTGGCGGCCGTGTGCTTCCTGTCCGTGTGGTCGGTGCTCGGCCTCGCCGGCTTCCACACCTACCTCGCCTCCACCGACCAGACCACCAACGAAGAC ATCAAGGGCTCGTTCTCGACGCGTCGCGGCGTGTCGAACCCCAACCCGTACTCGCGCGGGCACGCGTGCGCCAACTGCTGGCACGTGCTCTGCGGCCCGCTGGCGCCCAGCCTCATCGACCG ACGCGGCGTAGTGTCGGCGGACGCGCGGGATGAGTTGCCGCCACGCTTCGCGCAGGTGCTGTGCGTGCCCCCCGGCGCCCCCGCCGCCGCCGCTGGGGCCCCCGCGTCCCCCGCCGGGCCCCCCGCGGCGCGCTGCGAGGCGGCTGCGAGCGCGCTGGGCGGGAGCTACAGCAACCTGTTCGAGGGCGGCGAGGCGGCGCGCCACGCCTACATGAACCACAGCCTCGACCTCGACCCGGTGCCGCTGCAGG AGGTGTGCATAAGCGTGGGCGCGGGcgggggcggcgcgggcggcgggggCGGCGCGGTGGCGGGCGGGGGCGCGCTGAGCGCGTCGCGCCTCCGCCTCCTGCACGACACCACAATGATTGACGCCGCGCTCGACCTCGACGAGCCCGACCCGCCGTCGGGCCCCGCGCACCACGCGCACAACGCGCACAACGCGCACCACGCGCACAACGCGCACCAGGCCCACCACGCGCTGCACCACGCGCACATCGCCGGACACCCGCCTGCACTCGCCCTCGCGCTTTGA
- the LOC113403678 gene encoding uncharacterized protein LOC113403678, translated as MEVKSSEWQGKAVDNITKYLHRGGECQGDVPQLIGGPDLLNTIGIAMGLPTSDPETWTKSELEKALRGELVFYEGKAREAIDVVADQIRSCCGGDDKNFVTVLPIEIYHESKLYEVPLFRVKRYKDSKNYYIDNIGRCYGSFSDWFEFNKLPPGKMAYPYKLILAPLSGSKKANVYVANTPCSRIEAKTARGLDTVAAVAGLGSSAALMFVTGGLAAPLVGTALVTAGYGTTRAGYQLAEKAIHGENVNPFTNSESRMLWLGIAANLTSFGAMGASMRLTSLAARGRNISDAFRMVADIANGTNVAVSGIAILNTTIFMINNHKDLSAVDILMHGASIAFWTKGVFCYKSANTIIKESENYAFSHLSKDLSPEQAAELAAIRNRVQNDGQLLKKFHAAMASNISAKDYSQILIDGMKYYDTVATLSPDQIEAFNSIRNYVRDDIHLITGLKRISNHNGWTPSETIELVLNMWQKSTQTNAPSGTNAILREGNIILGRAPPIKIDQLPKLSPPMMRFLGEHLSQIDVAASRQWSSSVPVLLNLQAQGMFTICPVTKVFNSGRAVIFLNNQLEVSIYKLNTIPKEDRLKVFEMISRLSPSVSSSQLPSELMRICVRDHRLRFYCQRNESIKLTEKYVEKYPTLRRIVQADLLSHEKDRLYTFVSEVSRYKVDIYMDDMMKFVCEMKPKNISELVAYCEFAITCVEDEMLLINDQIKKKQIIPPRNTKLSVWTRKEASAKVFKDGQTLIKKFRDTLKIVTDNDMAGVVTLAEGLSDDALVAAIRNTTVRFGSPVSAAYHVLKHPTAPLGAHVARANQTLAPPSRAAVSVGQDGDVRSVLFEGDGGRCFLLERGGRVFLCSYVPKSHE; from the exons atggaAGTTAAATCTAGTGAGTGGCAGGGCAAGGCCGTGGACAATATTACCAAATATTTACACCGAGGTGGCGAATGTCAAGGTGATGTGCCTCAACTTATTGGAGGTCCAGATTTATTGAATACAATAGGTATAGCTATGGGCTTACCAACAAGTGACCCAGAAACGTGGACAAAGAGTGAATTAGAAAAAGCTTTAAGAGGTGAGTTGGTTTTTTATGAAGGCAAAGCTCGTGAAGCCATTGACGTAGTAGCTGACCAAATTAGATCTTGTTGTGGCGGAGACGATAAAAATTTTGTTACGGTACTACCTATTGAAATATACCATGAAAGTAAATTATACGAAGTTCCTTTGTTTAGAGTAAAGAGATATAAAGATTCAAAAAATTACTATATTGACAATATCGGGAGATGTTATGGTTCATTTTCCGAttggtttgaatttaataaattacccCCAGGCAAAATGGCTTACCCATATAAACTAATATTGGCACCCCTTTCGGGAAGTAAGAAAGCCAATGTATACGTTGCTAACACCCCTTGTTCAAGGATAGAAGCAAAGACCGCTAGAGGTCTTGATACAGTTGCTGCAGTTGCAGGACTGGGATCCAGTGCAGCTTTAATGTTTGTAACGGGTGGTTTGGCAGCTCCATTAGTTGGGACCGCGTTGGTGACAGCGGGATATGGTACTACGAGAGCTGGGTATCAATTAGCGGAGAAAGCGATACACGGAGAAAATGTTAATCCTTTTACAAATTCAGAATCGCGAATGCTATGGTTGGGCATCGCAGCCAACTTAACAAGTTTTGGCGCTATGGGAGCATCAATGCGATTAACATCCTTAGCAGCGCGTGGCCGAAATATATCCGATGCTTTCCGAATGGTTGCTGATATTGCTAATGGAACAAATGTAGCTGTAAGTGGTATTGCAATTCTGAATACaactatttttatgattaacaaCCATAAAGACTTATCTGCAGTTGATATACTTATGCACGGAGCTTCGATTGCATTCTGGACAAAGGgtgttttttgttataaatcagCTAACACAATCATAAAGGAATCGGAAAATTATGCATTTTCTCATCTCAGTAAAGATTTAAGTCCAGAGCAGGCAGCTGAATTGGCTGCTATAAGAAACCGAGTACAAAATGATGGtcagcttttaaaaaaatttcatGCAGCAATGGCCTCTAATATATCAGCAAAAGATTACTCTCAGATATTAATTGATGGCATGAAATATTACGATACTGTTGCCACGCTCAGTCCAGATCAGATAGAGGCTTTTAACAGTATAAGAAATTATGTTAGGGACGACATCCATTTAATAACCGGTCTAAAACGAATATCGAATCATAACGGGTGGACCCCAAGTGAAACTATTGAACTAGTTTTAAACATGTGGCAAAAATCAACCCAAACAAATGCTCCTAGTGGAACTAATGCTATTCTTAGAGAAGGTAACATCATATTGGGAAGAGCTCCGCCGATTAAAATTGATCAATTACCGAAACTGTCACCTCCCATGATGCGTTTTCTTGGTGAACATTTGAGTCAGATAGATGTTGCAGCTAGTCGTCAATGGTCATCATCCGTCCCTGTGCTGCTGAATCTTCAGGCTCAAGGCATGTTTACAATTTGCCCAGtaacaaaagtttttaatagtGGTCGTGCTGTAATATTCTTGAACAATCAGCTTGAAGTTAgcatttataaacttaatactaTACCTAAGGAAGATAGACTTAAAGTCTTTGAAATGATCAGTCGCCTGTCTCCTTCTGTATCCAGTTCCCAATTACCTTCTGAATTGATGCGAATATGTGTACGCGATCATAGATTACGTTTCTATTGCCAAAGAAATGAGAGCATTAAACTCACTGAAAAGTACGTTGAAAAGTATCCTACATTACGAAGGATAGTTCAAGCCGATTTATTGAGTCACGAAAAAGACAGACTGTACACATTTGTTAGTGAAGTAAGTCGGTATAAGGTTGATATCTACATGGATGATATGATGAAATTTGTCTGTGAAATGAAACCAAAAAATATCAGTGAGTTGGTAGCTTATTGTGAATTTGCTATTACTTGTGTCGAAGATGAGATGCTTTTGATAAACGACCagataaaaaagaaacagaTAATTCCACCTCGCAATACAAAACTCTCGGTTTGGACGA GAAAAGAAGCCAGCGCTAAAGTATTCAAAGACGGGCAGACATTAATAAAGAAGTTCAGGGACACCTTAAAAATAGTAACGGATAACGACATGGCCGGAGTCGTCACGCTCGCCGAGGGCCTGTCGGACGACGCGCTCGTGGCGGCCATCAGGAACACCACGGTGCGGTTCGGCAGCCCCGTGTCGGCCGCCTACCACGTCCTGAAGCACCCCACCGCGCCGCTGGGGGCGCACGTGGCGCGCGCCAACCAGACGCTGGCGCCGCCCAGTCGCGCCGCCGTGAGCGTCGGCCAGGACGGCGACGTGCGCTCCGTGCTCTTCGAGGGCGACGGCGGGAGGTGCTTTCTGCTCGAGAGGGGCGGCCGGGTGTTCCTCTGTTCGTATGTGCCGAAGAGTCACGAGTAG